From Macaca fascicularis isolate 582-1 chromosome 14, T2T-MFA8v1.1, a single genomic window includes:
- the CASP5 gene encoding caspase-5 isoform X4: MIADCCLEHIGSRDSLASASQIYPIKKREDRKRLALIICNTKFDHLPPRTGADFDILGMKGLLQGLGYNVVDKTKLTAREMESELRAFARRPEHKSSDSTFIVLMSHGILEGICGTAHDEKNPDVLLYDTVFQIFNNRNCLNLKDKPKVIIVQACRGKGRGEHWVRDSPASLAVISSQSPENLEEDSVCRVHVEKDFIAFCSSTPHNMSWRDRTKGSIFITELITCFQKYSWCYHLMKIFQKVQKSFEIPMAKAQMPTIERVSLTRDFYLFPGN; the protein is encoded by the exons atgaTAGCTGACTGCTGTCTGGAACACAttggctcaagagattctctagcctcggcctcccaa ATCtatccaataaaaaagagagaggaccGCAAACGCCTAGCTCTCATCATATGCAATACAAAGTTTGATCATCTGCCACCAAGGACTGGGGCTGACTTTGACATCCTGGGGATGAAAGGGCTGCTTCAGGGCCTGGGCTACAATGTGGTTGACAAAACGAAACTCACAGCCAGG GAAATGGAGTCAGAATTGAGGGCTTTTGCTAGGCGACCAGAGCACAAGTCCTCCGATAGCACGTTCATAGTGCTCATGTCTCATGGCATCCTGGAGGGAATCTGCGGAACTGCACATGATGAGAAAAACCCAGATGTGCTGCTTTATGACACCGTCTTCCAGATATTCAATAACCGAAACTGCCTCAATCTAAAGGACAAACCCAAGGTCATCATTGTCCAGGCCTGCAGAGGCA AAGGACGTGGGGAACACTGGGTCAGAGACTCTCCAGCATCCTTGGCAGTCATCTCTTCACAGTCACCTGAGAACCTGGAGGAAGATTCTGTTTGCAGAGTCCACGTGGAGAAGGACTTCATTGCTTTCTGTTCTTCAACACCAC ATAACATGTCCTGGAGAGACCGCACAAAGGGCTCCATCTTCATCACGGAACTTATCACATGCTTCCAGAAATATTCTTGGTGCTACCAcctaatgaaaatatttcagaag gtaCAGAAATCATTTGAAATTCCAATGGCTAAAGCCCAGATGCCCACCATAGAACGAGTATCCTTGACAAGAGATTTCTACCTCTTTCCTGGCAATTGA